One Luoshenia tenuis genomic region harbors:
- a CDS encoding prolipoprotein diacylglyceryl transferase, translating to MYPFIHLFGNVTLPTYGVLLMCAVVLGIILALKRSARYHVKRDDVIYAACYIGAGAIIGSKLLYMLTMMPWIVENFALIQSNPQQFWLTALGGLVYYGGFIGGVAGLLLYSRQYKVDKWALLNAIIPALPLMHAIGRVGCFMAGCCYGCPAEPPLGVIFAANSSAPQGVALLPVQLYEAGFNLVLCVALYIIGNRTHKKTAVLGTYLIAYGLERFVLEFFRYDAIRGVWGGLSTSQWISVILIPIGLYLILSKRFNQPMQLDEADPGAGHAQPEGEESLPPQEEGSAPAQEPDAEHLSEDEPKE from the coding sequence TTGTATCCATTTATCCATCTCTTTGGAAATGTCACCCTGCCCACATATGGGGTGTTGTTGATGTGCGCGGTGGTGCTGGGGATCATCCTGGCGCTTAAGCGCAGCGCGCGTTACCACGTGAAGCGGGATGATGTGATCTATGCCGCCTGTTACATCGGCGCGGGCGCTATTATAGGCTCCAAGCTTTTGTATATGCTGACCATGATGCCCTGGATCGTGGAGAACTTTGCCTTGATACAGAGCAATCCTCAGCAATTTTGGCTGACGGCGTTGGGCGGGCTGGTCTATTATGGCGGGTTTATCGGCGGGGTTGCCGGTTTGCTGCTTTACAGCAGGCAGTATAAGGTCGACAAGTGGGCGTTGCTCAACGCCATCATTCCGGCGCTGCCGCTGATGCACGCCATCGGCCGGGTAGGCTGCTTTATGGCGGGCTGCTGCTACGGCTGCCCGGCCGAGCCCCCGCTGGGCGTGATCTTTGCGGCCAATTCCTCCGCCCCCCAGGGGGTTGCGCTGTTGCCGGTACAGCTGTACGAAGCGGGGTTTAACCTTGTGCTGTGTGTGGCGCTGTACATTATCGGCAACCGCACCCATAAAAAGACCGCGGTGCTGGGCACCTATCTGATCGCCTACGGCCTGGAGCGGTTCGTGCTGGAGTTCTTCCGCTATGACGCGATCCGCGGCGTATGGGGCGGCCTTTCCACCTCGCAGTGGATCAGCGTGATCCTGATCCCGATTGGGCTGTACCTGATCCTGAGCAAGCGCTTTAACCAGCCCATGCAGCTGGATGAAGCGGATCCGGGGGCTGGCCATGCACAGCCGGAAGGAGAAGAAAGTCTGCCGCCGCAGGAGGAAGGCAGCGCCCCGGCGCAGGAACCCGATGCAGAGCATCTCTCAGAGGACGAACCTAAGGAATAA
- a CDS encoding DUF2461 domain-containing protein, with translation MAFTGFSPELLDFFMGVRLNNSKAYMDANREVYKRVAREPFLALAAELAPVVARIDPALEVRPERVVSRINRDTRFSKDKSPYRDHLWIGYKPPKTRASEAHGFFFDVTLEGYHYGCGIWGEVRPLMNAFRDRVEAFPDTFRQLLSEPKLKDFAVGGDLYKKDRKPEIDADLKPWVNRKSLFLEFEGPLGAGLFTPQLAQEVRAGFEAMAQWYRFVMGI, from the coding sequence ATGGCCTTTACGGGTTTTTCTCCGGAATTGCTGGATTTTTTTATGGGCGTGCGGCTGAATAATTCCAAGGCTTATATGGATGCGAACCGGGAGGTCTATAAGCGCGTGGCGCGGGAGCCCTTTTTAGCCCTGGCCGCCGAACTGGCGCCCGTGGTGGCCCGCATCGATCCGGCTCTTGAAGTGCGCCCGGAGCGGGTGGTATCCCGCATTAACCGGGATACGCGCTTTAGCAAGGATAAAAGCCCTTACCGGGATCATCTGTGGATCGGCTACAAGCCACCAAAGACGCGGGCCAGTGAGGCCCACGGCTTCTTTTTTGATGTGACGCTGGAGGGTTATCACTATGGCTGCGGGATCTGGGGCGAGGTGCGCCCGCTGATGAACGCCTTTCGGGACCGGGTGGAGGCCTTCCCGGATACGTTTCGTCAGCTCCTTTCAGAGCCTAAGCTCAAGGACTTTGCCGTTGGCGGAGACCTGTATAAAAAAGACCGCAAGCCCGAAATCGATGCGGACCTCAAGCCCTGGGTAAACCGCAAGAGCCTGTTTTTGGAGTTTGAAGGCCCCTTGGGGGCAGGGCTCTTTACGCCTCAGCTGGCCCAGGAAGTGCGGGCGGGCTTTGAGGCTATGGCGCAATGGTATCGCTTTGTGATGGGTATTTAG
- a CDS encoding DUF7507 domain-containing protein, with the protein MRKKTAGRGIALILALLMAGLLMIPSAAAQPSTGVDISYSADPAEMSAAGTVLIAVTVKNPVGNATMTGVTIQENGQIVEELQDIEAGRNRTTNIEYDLSESQLGQALPLQLHYTLDGEQYSEAIPVVVKKISAAPSLEFTREVDRNPVEPGGTVNVTYKLRNAGNVAITNIQVKDDELHFNKKLDLLQVGDTQTLTHSLAVEANINSTPAVTFSAAGQGYAKTLDAMLISVAVPTVDIKTTCDQMNPAAGDTVTIKTEVVNRGNITLKNIEISDANLGVVHQAQQLEAGKSLSFEQELKIEKNQTVQFKLSAINTVTGSTFTTEGQPLNFQVKLEGNPVDLQVQVKADPAELEEPGTVKFTVEMKNYGKNALKDLVISEANSGELEKVTGELVAGETKTVEINLSVLKSQSYEFTVKAVDTASGIEGSGRAAPIAINVLSDQAQEGEEDQNGMMTALWSVLGVIAFLAVAAGVVLIILKRQQKKHGPKGPKPGTKGGKPQPAVPTGRVVRPVPDPLPEEDMQPDAEDEGLPQGPIRDMDDLDILPMEQPQPSAPEIEELQEDDALSGPGPVLMNDDLWRAAQEPDWEEEEPGSWEENAYGQINVRRDANAGRLPVQPIDDDGEDKPQV; encoded by the coding sequence ATGCGCAAAAAGACTGCGGGGCGGGGGATCGCCCTGATATTGGCGCTGCTGATGGCGGGGCTGCTGATGATCCCCAGCGCGGCGGCGCAGCCCAGTACCGGTGTGGATATTTCCTATTCCGCTGACCCGGCGGAAATGAGTGCGGCGGGGACCGTGCTAATCGCCGTAACGGTCAAGAACCCTGTAGGCAACGCTACGATGACGGGCGTGACGATCCAGGAAAACGGGCAGATCGTAGAGGAGCTGCAGGATATCGAGGCGGGACGCAACCGCACGACGAATATCGAGTACGACTTATCCGAGAGCCAGCTGGGGCAAGCCCTGCCCTTGCAGCTGCATTATACCCTGGATGGGGAGCAGTATAGCGAGGCCATACCGGTAGTCGTCAAAAAGATATCGGCGGCGCCGTCGCTGGAGTTTACCCGGGAGGTGGACCGCAATCCGGTAGAGCCGGGGGGGACGGTCAACGTGACCTATAAGCTGCGCAACGCGGGCAATGTGGCGATCACCAATATCCAGGTAAAAGACGATGAGCTGCACTTTAATAAAAAGCTGGATCTGCTGCAGGTAGGGGATACGCAGACCCTGACGCATAGCCTTGCGGTCGAGGCGAATATCAATTCCACCCCGGCGGTGACCTTTTCCGCTGCGGGCCAGGGCTATGCCAAGACGCTGGATGCGATGCTGATCTCCGTGGCCGTGCCCACGGTGGATATAAAGACTACCTGTGACCAGATGAATCCCGCGGCGGGGGACACGGTCACCATTAAGACAGAGGTGGTCAACCGCGGCAATATCACGCTGAAAAACATCGAGATCAGCGACGCCAACCTGGGCGTCGTTCACCAGGCTCAGCAGCTGGAGGCGGGCAAGTCGCTCTCCTTTGAGCAGGAGCTGAAGATCGAAAAGAACCAGACGGTACAGTTCAAGCTAAGCGCGATCAATACGGTAACGGGATCCACCTTTACAACGGAGGGGCAGCCGCTGAACTTCCAGGTCAAGCTGGAGGGGAACCCGGTGGATCTGCAGGTCCAGGTCAAGGCCGACCCGGCCGAGTTGGAAGAGCCGGGAACGGTCAAGTTCACGGTCGAAATGAAAAACTATGGTAAAAACGCCTTAAAGGATCTGGTCATCTCGGAGGCAAATAGCGGCGAGCTGGAGAAGGTGACCGGGGAGCTGGTTGCGGGCGAGACCAAGACGGTGGAGATCAATTTAAGCGTGCTCAAATCCCAGAGCTATGAATTCACCGTCAAGGCAGTGGATACAGCCTCTGGTATAGAGGGCAGCGGCCGCGCTGCGCCCATTGCCATTAATGTGCTGAGCGATCAGGCCCAGGAGGGCGAAGAGGACCAAAACGGCATGATGACGGCGCTTTGGAGCGTATTGGGCGTGATCGCCTTCTTGGCGGTGGCGGCAGGTGTGGTGCTGATCATCCTCAAGCGCCAGCAGAAAAAACACGGGCCTAAAGGGCCCAAACCCGGGACAAAGGGCGGCAAGCCCCAGCCGGCGGTTCCCACCGGACGGGTGGTGCGCCCGGTGCCGGACCCGTTGCCGGAGGAGGATATGCAACCGGATGCCGAGGACGAAGGGTTGCCGCAGGGGCCGATCAGAGATATGGACGATCTGGACATTCTGCCCATGGAGCAGCCGCAGCCTTCAGCACCGGAGATAGAAGAGCTGCAGGAGGACGATGCGCTTAGCGGCCCAGGCCCCGTGCTGATGAATGACGATCTGTGGCGGGCGGCACAGGAACCGGATTGGGAAGAGGAGGAGCCGGGCAGCTGGGAGGAGAACGCCTACGGGCAGATCAACGTCCGGCGGGATGCCAATGCGGGCCGGCTGCCGGTCCAGCCGATAGATGATGATGGAGAGGATAAGCCGCAGGTGTAA